CTCCACGGTATGCTGACCTAATGCTGGAGGCGGGCTTCTAACCTTAAACTTAACCCCAGCTACCTTTATGGGGTTACCTATTTGTTTAAGCTTTCCAAGCGTTGGGTGTTCAACCTCGATCAACATGTCCCTTTGAACGACGTGTGGATCATTAAAGACCTCATCAACAGAGTATAGGTTTCGAGATGTAAGGAGGGGCTTCTGGGCCCGGAAGTAAGCCTCAATACGCCTTTCAAGCTCTCCAAAGGCTTTATTGTACTTCTCCTTCAATGCTTCAAGAGACTTCCATGCCTCGGCTTTAAGACGAGCTCTTCCCTCTTCGTATTGTAAAGGTGTGATCTCCTTCTGCCTACGTTTCAGCGCTTGCCACGGCTCGTAAAGGTTCTTTATGATGAGCTTACTCTCCTTCAGCATTTCCTCGTGAACGGCTTCGATCTCGCTGTAGATTGGCTCCATAATATTCCAGTATACTGGTCTCGGATCCCTTAAGGCGTGCTTAATTAAGCACGCCTTAAGCCGTTTATGTGGAAGCGCCAGCTCAACGTTCTCTAGGAGGCGCCTAACGTGGGCTTTGACACAAACTCTGACATAGCGGCAATCGTTATTGAGACATCCATAGTTTGTCACCGTTCCTTTGGGCGTCGTATACAGGTGCACCCTGTACCCGCGTTGTTTAAGCGCATCGTAGAGCGGCTTGAGGACGTATGTTTTCTCATTGTATAGTACAACCTTGAACTTCGCGACTCTTCCTTTATGGCTCCACGTACACACCGACCCCTCGGCGTCGATGGCTATGCCGAGTACGTTGTAAAGCTTTACGTCGTTATCTATAGGCGCTGGATTACGCCTTTCAAGAAGGTACTGGAGGCTCTTAAGCGGTAGGTAAATCCATAGTTGCCACTTATAGTTTCCTTTGTTATCCTTGTACGGCGCTACGCCCACATACCCGTACCTGCCGAAAGCCTCCCTGAAGAGGAGCTCCAAGTACGGGTCAGGCGTGAAAAGCGTTACTTGTACCTGTCTCCCATACTGTATTACGCTTCCATCGGTGTGCGCTAAAAACCATAGCTTGAGCTTCTCTGTATCGTCGCCGTCAAAGTCGCGTTTGATGTACTTCGTATTCGCTAGTTGCAACGCCGTTACATTGTCGCGCACTTTAACGTTCATCTTACGCTTCATCCACCGGTACAGCGTAGCAAACGGTACGCTGAGGTACTTTGATAGCTTTTTTATTGATACGCCCTTACCCCAACGTAAGTCCTCAACTAATACTCTGAAGCGATGATTAACGTCGAGCGCCTCATCCATCACTATCTTCCTTGTCTCCTCCGAAAGCATCACTAGCAACTCGTTTGGTATCACTATTTCCTTGGGAACGCCGAAATCCACCCTAAGCTTTAACCCTGCTTGGAGGGGTCGTGCGACCCTTTCCCCCGTCACGGTAACTCACCAATCCTTACCATTTTCTCCTCGTACTCGCTCCATAGGAGGAGTTGCTTATCATGGTGGTACTTGCGCCTGCACTCCTCGCATATTATACTCCATAAGTACCCGTCTAACACCAGTAGCATTATCATCGGCACGTCTATCGGATTGCCGCAAACGTCGCATAGAACCACGCCGTCCGGTATAGGTATGACGTGTACAACGTTGCCGTTTTCGTCCGCGAACTTTATGCTGCGATCCTTAGCGAACCTGTACCTGCTCGCTACTACAACGAAGTAACCTAAAGTATTAGTATTACCGAGTTTTCAGCTGGTAAACTATATGTCTAGCTTCGGGGAGTATGAGCTTTTTAAGCGCTACTTCAACCGCTTGAGGGGAGCCTGGGAGGCTGAAGATAGCTGTTTCGCCACGTATACCCGCCGTA
The sequence above is a segment of the Candidatus Nezhaarchaeales archaeon genome. Coding sequences within it:
- a CDS encoding CoA transferase; the encoded protein is MTGERVARPLQAGLKLRVDFGVPKEIVIPNELLVMLSEETRKIVMDEALDVNHRFRVLVEDLRWGKGVSIKKLSKYLSVPFATLYRWMKRKMNVKVRDNVTALQLANTKYIKRDFDGDDTEKLKLWFLAHTDGSVIQYGRQVQVTLFTPDPYLELLFREAFGRYGYVGVAPYKDNKGNYKWQLWIYLPLKSLQYLLERRNPAPIDNDVKLYNVLGIAIDAEGSVCTWSHKGRVAKFKVVLYNEKTYVLKPLYDALKQRGYRVHLYTTPKGTVTNYGCLNNDCRYVRVCVKAHVRRLLENVELALPHKRLKACLIKHALRDPRPVYWNIMEPIYSEIEAVHEEMLKESKLIIKNLYEPWQALKRRQKEITPLQYEEGRARLKAEAWKSLEALKEKYNKAFGELERRIEAYFRAQKPLLTSRNLYSVDEVFNDPHVVQRDMLIEVEHPTLGKLKQIGNPIKVAGVKFKVRSPPPALGQHTVE